A region of the Sandaracinaceae bacterium genome:
GCGTTCGCTCGTGACCGGCACGAATTCGGCGCCATCTTCGGGTTAGAACTGCACGCGGATCGGTGCAAGCCCCATACCTCGGACGTCGCTGGACGATCGGGGGGATTCTCGAGCGGTGAGGTGCGTAAGGCGCGCGGCACCGTGAAAAGGGCCGCGCGCCGCGCTGCGATCGGCCGCGGGAGCTACGCGCCTTCGCGCGCGAGGGCGCCGCGGAGCTTCTCGAGGGCCATCGCCTCGAGCTGACGCACCCGCTCGCGGCTGAGGTTCAGCTCCTCGCCGATCTCGCGGAGCGTGAGGCCGTCGGCGTTGTTGCCGTCCATGCCGAAGCGGCGACGCAGGATGAACTGCTCGCGGTCGCTGAGGACCGACAGGATGCGCTCGGCCGTGCCCTCGCGCTCGCGCGCGATGACCGCGTCGTCGACCTGCTGGGCGTCGTCGTCGCAGAGCACCTCGTCGAGCGAGCGGTCGCCGTCCTCACCCATGGGGGCGTGGATGGACACCGAGCGCGTCGTCGCCTCCAGCGAGCGCCGGACCTTGTCGACCGTCATGCCCACCTCTTCGGCGAGCTCCTTCTCGCTCGGCGCGCGCCCGTAGCGCTGCGTGAGCTGACGCTCCGCCCGGCGGAGGCGCTTGCGCTTCTCGGTCATGCCGAAGGGCACGCGCACGGTCTCCGCGTGACGCGTGACCTCGCGGGCGATGCTCTGGCGGATCCACCAGGTGGCGTAGGTGCTGAAGCGCGTCCCCACGCGGTGGTCGAACTTGTCGACCGCGCGCATGAGGCCGAGGTTGCCCTCCTGGACGAGGTCCGGGAACGGCACGCCCGAGCCGCGGTAGGCCTTGGCGAGCATCACCACGAGCCGGAGGTTCGCCTCGGCGAGGGCGTTGCGACGCGCCTCGAGGCGGCGGCGCTTGGCGTCGAGGACCGGCCACACGCGGCGCAGCACCGGGCGACGGCGACCGAGGTTGTCCTCGGCGCGGCGGATGATCTCGATGGCCTGGTCGTCCTCGCGCCCGTCGGCGGCGGCGAACGCGCGCAGCTCGCGATGCACGCGGGCCACCACGTCCTGGATGCGCTCCCGGTGGAGGCCCATGTGACGGACGATCTTGCCGCGCTGATCCCACGCGCGGTCGCGACGGACGCGACGCTCGGCCGCGCTGCCCCGCTTGGAGCCGGCCATCTTCCCGATGCGCTCCTCGACCTTCGCGGCCTTGCCGAGGTTCTTGGTCAGCTCGGCCCGGCCCTCGAGCCCCTCGTAGCGGCCGAGGTGGGCCACGCCGAGCACGTCGATCTCTTCCGCCTCGAAGCGGCGATGCCAGGTCAGGACCTCAGGCAAGGAGAGGCCGTTGTCGAGGATGCAGTCGAGGCAGTCGCGCTCGGCCTCCTCGATGAGCTGGGCAGCCGCCACCTCACCCGCGCGGTCGAGCGGCGGCTGGAGCTCGCCGAGCCCGGCGAGGTAGAGGTCGAAGGGGTCACGGGTGCTGCGGCCCGTGCGAGCGCGCGGCCGGCGCTCGGCAGTGGCAGTCGTCTTCTTCATGGCTTCTCGGGGGTGCGCGGCGGCTAGAGGAGGCGGGGTGCGAGGTTCGTTCGTGTCCGTCCGGGTCGGTCGGGGGTCTCCCGACCCGGACCACGCTGCCTCCCCCCGGGAGCCTTGCGCTGGGTGGCGCTGGGCTCCGGTCGCGCGGTACGCCGGATCATGAGGCCGGGACTCGAGCTTGCAAGCCGAAGCCGTAGAAAGCTCACGAGACCTGACCAGGACTCGGTTTTGTGAGGCTTTTTCGGGGTTCGGGCAAGCGTTCGCCGGAAAAATCCGTTTTTGGCCGCGAACCCCAGTCCGAAATCGAGGGTAAAGAGCGATAGAGAAGCCAGTGGTAGAGGCGCCGCGGGAGGAAGCGGCGAAGCGCGTCGAAGAGACGGGCGTCGAAGGTCGCCAGCACCCGGAGCGGCGGGGTCGGGTCGGCCATGGTCCGCAGCACCGCGCGCGCGACCTTCCACTCCGGGGTGGCCAGCCAGCCCCGCATCATGCGGGCGATGAACGGCCCCATGTGCTCGTAGTGGGCGTGATAGGGGTCGTGGTCGTCGTCGTGGGAGCGCCGGCTCATCGGCGTGTAGCGCACGCGCTCGAACGAGCCGCTGCGGATGAAGCCCGGCTCGATGAGGCTGACCCGGATGTTCCACGGCCGGACCTCGTACCAGAGAGCCTCGCACGCGCCCTCGAGCGCGAACTTCGAGGCGCTGTAGACGGCCATGGTGGGCATGGCCATCATGCCGCCCACCGAGCTGACGGTCAGGATGTGCCCGCCCCCGCGGTCACGCATGCCGGGCAGGACCAGCCGGGCCAGCTCCATCGGCGAGCGGAAGTTCACGTTCATCTGCTCGAGGCGCTCGTCCTCGACCACGTGCTCGACCACGGCGCGATAGGAGACGCCGGCGTTGTTGATCAGCACGTCGACCCCGCCCCAGCGATGGTAGGCCTCGCCGATCACTTCGCTCCGCATGGCCGGGCTCGTGACGTCCAGCGGCCGCAGGTGCACCCGCTCCGACTCCGTCACGCCCGCCGCCGCGAAGCGGGGCATCGAGCTGGGCCGGGCGGTGAGGATCAGGCGGTGCGGCGTGGCGAGCAGCCGGCGCGCGATCTCGAGCCCGAGCCCGGTGCTGGCGCCGGTCAGGAGGACGGTCCGTGGCTGATCGCTGCGCCTCACCACTCCTGTATGTAGGGCGGCGCGCCGCCGTCACCTCGTCCCGGATCGGGGAGTCAGAGACCGGCCGCTCAGCCGACCACGCGGTTTCGGCCACCTTCTTTGGCGCGGTAGAGCGCGGCGTCGGCGAGCTCCTGCGCATCGGAGAAGGGGAGCGTGCAGGTCCAGAGCGCCACGCCGATCGACATCGTGACCGCGGCCGTCTCCTCGGCCGACACGGGGACCGGGGCGCGGCAGAGGCGGGCCCGGAGGCGCTCGGCGGTGGCGCGGGCGCCCTGCCAGGTCCCCTCGGGGAGGAGCACCATCAGCTCCTCGCCGCCCACCCGGAACGCCTGGTCGTCGCCGCGCAGCTCGCCCCGGAGGAGATCCGCCACGTGGCGAAGCACCGCGTCGCCGCCCGCGTGGCCGTGCGCGTCGTTGATGGCCTTGAAGTGGTCGAGATCGATCGCGAGCACGCCGACGTCGCGGTCGTGACCGACGAAGCCCTCCGCCGCCTCCATCATCGCGCGTCGGTTGCCGAGCCCGGTGAGCGCGTCGGTCCGCGCCTGCTCTTCGGCGTCGCTGAGCGCCGCCGCCAGCTCCTCGGCCCGGCGCCGGCTCTCGTGCGCGGCCTCGACCGCCTCCCGGACGGCGCCGTGGCGATGCACCGCCGCCTCGACGAGGGAGCCCGCGTGCTGCAGCAAGGTGCCGCGGAGCAGGTCCAAATCCTGGATGTCCTCGGCCTCCGCGAGCTGCTGTCGGATCTCGGCGAGGCGCGTCGTGTGGATCTCCTCCCCCTCGGAGAGCCCGCCCAGGGTCTCGATCAGCTCGCCGACGCAGCGCTTCATGATCTCGCCGCCCTCTCGCGTGCGCGCGGCGTGCAGCGAGAACGCCTCGAAGAGGAGGCCCAGGGTGCGGACCGGCTTGTCGTCGGGCCCGTCGAGCTCGGAGACCTTCAGCAGCTCCGCGAGATCGGCGACGGCGGCGCGGAGCCCGAAGGCGTGCGCCACCGGCTGCGCCGCGAAGACGACGCGGTGGAAGAGCTCGACCGCGAAGCCGCCGCCGCCCCGCTCGACGGGGGGCAGGCTGACCGTGCGCAGCCGCTCGGCCAGCTCGGCGTAGTCCTCGGGCACCATCGCGCGCCCCACGTCCGACTCGATGTCGGCCAGGATCTCGCGGGCGCCCTCGAAGTCTCCCGGCAGCGCGAGGCGGAGCAGCCGCAGCGACTGCGCGAGGGCGTCGCTCATCGCGCGGGCCGCCCGGAGCTGCTTGGGTCGCTTCGCCTGGGTGGTCGCGCGGAGCTCCGCCGCGAGCGCGTCGCCGCGGCCGCGATCGACGGGGTCCAGATCCTGCGCCGTCAGCGCCTGGCGTCGCCCCCCGAAGCGCTGGCGCTCGGGGGCCTCGACCCTCTCGGCTGCCTTGGCGCCCTTTCGTCGTCCCCCGAAGAAGCTCATCCCGGCTGATCTCCCTGCGCGTCGGTCGCCGCCGCCGCGCGCGTGCCCTCGGAGTCCGGCTCGGGCGGGCGCGTGAACACGAACTCGACCCGGCGGTTCTGGGATCGCCCGTCGTCGGTCTGGTTGTCGGCGATGGGGCGCGTCTCCGCGTACCCCGCGATGCTCATCGCCTCCGGGTGCAGCCCCGTCGTCTGCAGGTAGCGCAGGACCGCGGTCGCGCGGGCCGCGGACAGCTCCCAGTTCGAGGGGAAGCGCGAGGTGTGGATCGGGCGGTCGTCGGTGTGCCCCTCGATGGCGAGCTCCTGCGTGAACTCGGTGCTGAGCTCGGCGATGCGCGTGAGGATGGGCAGCGACTCGTCCTTGAGGTGATCCGAGCCGACGTCGAAGAGCACCGCGTCCCGGACGCGGAGCGCCACGCCCCGGTCGGTGACCTCCACGTCGACGACCTCCTCGAGCCCTTGCTGGCGGAGGCGTTCGCGGACCCGCGCCGCGAGGGCCAGCGTGGGCGCCTGCGGCAACACCGACGGGTCCGTGGGCGAGCCGCCGGGGGCGACGCTCACCGGGGTGTCGCTCCGGGTCTGGAAGTCGCCCGGGCTCTCGAACTGCACGCCGAACGCCTCACGGACCGAGCCCATCATCGTGCGGAACTCGACGACGTCCATGTTGGCGAAGGACAGGAGCAGCACGAAGAACGTCAGCAGCAGCGACATCATGTCGGCGAAGGTCGCCATCCACGCGGGCGCTCCCTCCTCGACCTCTTCCTCGTCACCGTCCATCTCAGGCCGCCTTCTTCTCGCCCTCGCGCTCGGTCGGAGCGAGGCGTGCCTCGAGCTTCTCCTGGATGACCGCCGCGTTCTGGCCCTTGACGATGGACTGGATGCCCTCGATGACGACGACCATCCGCGCCGTCTCCTCCTTGCTGCGGAGGCCGAGCTTCTCGGCGATGGGACCGCAGACCACGAACGCGACGACCGCGCCGTACATCGTGGTCAGGAGCGCGACCGCCATGGCCGGTCCGATCGACGAGGGATCGTCGAGCGACTGGAGCATCTGCACCAGGCCGATGAGGGTGCCGATCATGCCCATCGAGGGCGCGGTGGCGGCCATGAACTTGAACAGCTTCTGACCGCGGCTGTGGCGGTCCTTCATCGCGACCAGCTCCGCCTGGAGGGTCCCGATGATCTCCTCCTCCGGCATGCCGTCGACCGCCATGCGGATGCCCTTGGCCATGAAGCCGTCGTCGATCTGCTCCTTCTCGAGCGCGAGCACGCCCTCGCGGCGGGCGATGGCGCTGAGCTCGACGATGCGCTTGATGGTGTCGCTGGCGCTGGCGACCTTGCCGCCCTTGATGGCGTTCATCGCGACCTTGAAGGCGCCGAGCACGCGCTCGAGCCGCTCCATGATGAGCGTGCACGCCATCGTACCGCCGAGGACGATCAGCAAGCTGGGGATGTCGATGAACGAACCCAGCGACCCGCCCATGACGATCGAGCCGAGGATGAGGCCGAAGCCGAGTACGATGCCTACGATCGTTGCGATGTCCACCTGACGTCTCCTCCGAGCGGCCTCCCGCCGCTCTCGTTCTCTCTATCGGCGGACAGATGCCCCGACTTGAGTCAACCGGTCGCGGCCATCTGCGGCGGCGAGGTGTCGGAGCGCCGCGGCGCCCCCTCGAGCAGGTCGCTCGCCGCGTCGCAGGAGCGCGCGTCGAGCTCCACCCCGTAGTGGAACCCCGCCACCGAGACGTGGCGCACCACGCCGCGGAGCTGCGGTCGGCCCGGCAACCCCACGAGGGTCAGCGACAGCTCGTCGCCGATCTCTCCGCCGAGGTGGCCTTCGATCATGGTCCCGCGCGGCGAGAGGTCCTTCATGCGCGCCTGGAACGTGCGGCCGCCGAACGCGACGCGGAGCGCGTGGTCCGTCTCCACGCGCTCTTCGCGCCGGAGGTAGTCGATGAGGGTGACCCCGAGGATCTTCTCGTCCGTCTCGCGCACCGGCTCGTCGCTGACGTTGCCCGGGTCCTCCGCGGGCGGCGCCTGGCGCGCCTCGCGGATGGCCTGCACGTCTTCGGTGACGAGCGCCTCTGCGAGGCTGCGGAGCGCGAGGCTGGCCTCGTGCCCCGGGTGGCTGAGCAGGAAGGGGCGGCGCCGCGTCACGGAGTGATGGACCTCGCGGTTCATCGACAGGTGGGCGCCCACGGGGACCGCCACGTCCAGGAAGTCGCTCGCCATGCGCGAGAGCGCGGCGAGCACCTTCCGCTGGTGCGGCCCCTCGAGCATGTTGCCGACGATGCGCGTGGCGAAGCCGGTCGTGACCTGCTCGAAGGCGTGGTCGAGCCCGGCGCGCTCGTCGCGCGCGCGGCGGCGCAGGTCGCTGACGCGGTCGGTCTCGCGGTGCCCACAGACGAGCTTGAAGGCCTCGCGCTGGGCGTGGTTCTCGAGCCGCTGGGTGAGCCCCCGGTGCACGGCCGCCTTGAGGAAGCAGTAGGCGTTCTGCATCGCGGGCAGCTGCGGAGAGCTGACCACCAGGCGCAGATCGCCCAGCTCGAAGAAGTCGAGGACGTTGAAGCTCACCCCGGCGCCGACGTCGATGACCACCACCTCGGCGTCGAGCCGGCGGATGTGGCGCATGACCTTCAGCTTCTGCGCGTGGTTGAGGTTCGCCGCGCCCGGGACCGCGCCGATGCCCGGCACCAGGAACAGGCGCGGGGCGCCGGTCGGGCTCGCGATCTCCTCGAGCGACCGCACGTCCTTGTCGAGGAAGGCCTGGAGCGACTGCCCGGGCCGGTCGATGCCGAAGAGGGTGTGTTGGTTCGCGGCGCCGAGGTCGGCGTCGATGATCACGGTTCGAAAGCCGAGATCAGCGATCGCCACACCCAGGTTGGCGGCGACGACGCTCTTGCCGACGCCCCCTTTGCCGCCTCCGACGGAGATGCAGACCGGTCCGGAATGAGTCACGTGAGCTGAATCGGCCGTGCGTTGGAGATCTTGAGCGACGACGCTCGGACTCTCAGCCCACCCGGCGGAGCTTCGCCCGGATCGGGACCTCGGTCTCGTAGACGCGCTTGACGCCGTCGCCGAGGGAGGCCTCCACCGCGCGGATGTCCCGCACGAGGCGCGCGAAGCCCTGGGGCTCGATGGACGCGGACTGGTCGCTGCCGAACATCGCCCGGTCCAGGGTGACGTGGCGCTCGACCACGCAGGCCCCGAGGGCGACCGCGGCGACGGAGGTGGCCAGGCCGAGCTCGTGCCCGGAGTACCCGATCGGCACGCCGTAGCGCTCCTTCAGCATCGGGATGCAGTGAAGGTTCAGCTCCTCGTTCTTCGAGGGGTAGGTGCTCGTGCAGTGCAGGATGATGAGGTCGTCGGTGCCGAGGACCTCGACCGCGTGGTCGATCTCCTCGAGCGTGCTCATCCCGGTGCTGATGATGATCGGCTTGCCGGTGGCGCGCTTCGCGCGGAGCAGCGCGTCGTCGGTGATGCTGGCCGACGCGACCTTGTAGGCCGGCACGTCGAACTGCTCCATGAAGGCGACCGAGGGCTCGTCCCAGCAGCTCGCGAACCAGTGAAGGCCCTTCTCCGCCGCGTGCCGCCCGATCGCGTGGTAGGCGTCGGCGTCGAACTCGAGGTGGCGCTTGAGGTCACCGTTCGTGGTGCCGAAGGGCGTCTCGCGGGGGCGCGCCAGCTCCTCGGCCGTGTAGACGATGTCGAGGGTGCGCTTCTGGAACTTCACCGCGTCCGCGCCGGCCTCGGCCGACACGTCGGTCAGCTGGTTGGCGAGCGCGACCTCGCCGTTGTGGTTGATGCCGATCTCGCCGATGACGTAGCAGGGCTCGCCGTCGCCGACCCAGCGCTCTCCGATCTTTACCTTGGTCATGATTCTTTCCCTTCTTCAACCGAACAGCAGCTGCTCCGCGACATCGCAGATGGCGTGGAGGGCGGCGGTGTGGATCTCCTGAACTCGCGCCGTGTGACGCGAGGGTGCTCTGAGGACGAGGTCGGCGGTGGGGCTCCCGCCCTGGCCGACGATCGCGATGGTGGTCAGCCCGAGCTCGTTCGCGGCGTCGAGGGCCGCGAGCACGTTCTTGCTCGTGCCGCTGGTCGACATGCCGACGAGGACGTCGCCGCGTCGGCCGAGGCCGCGCACCTGACGAGCGAAGACCTCTTCGTAGCCGTAGTCGTTCGCGATGCAGGTGATGACCGAGGGGTCGACGGTGAGCGAGACGGCGGGCAGCGCGGCCCGCTCCATGCCCATCCGGCCGATCAGCTCGGCGACGAAGTGCTGCGCGTCGGCCGCGCTGCCGCCGTTGCCGCAGGCGAGGATCTTGCCCCCGCCGCGGATCGACTCCGCGCAGACGGCGCCGGCCTCCGCGATCTGGGTGGGCAGGGTCTGCGCCGCGAGCGCCGCGGTGCGGCTGAGCTCGAGGAGCGCCTCCCGCGCCCGGATGACGCCGACGTCTTCCTCGCGCTCGAGGTCTTCCCGCTCGATGGCCTCCCGCTCGACGACCATCCCCCACGCGGGGCCGGGCTTCACCGGGGCGCTGGAATCGGGCCAGAGGCTGTCTTCGAGCGACATGGATTCTTCACGCGACACGGCGCACTCCTTCCGAGGCGTCGCGCCGCGCCGCGAGGATGGCGTCCGCCACCTCTCGCACCGCGCCGTCGCCGCCGATCTTCTCCGTCACCCAGACCGCCGCCGCCTTCGCGGCCGGGGTCGCGTCCGCGACCACGACGGGCACGCCCACCTGCTCGAGCGCGCCGAGGTCGTTCACGTCGTTGCCGACGAACGCCACCTGGCGCGGCGAGAGCTTCGCGTCCGCCAGGATCCGGCCGACCGCGGCGCGCTTGTCCGCGATGCCCTGATGGCAGCGGATGCCGAGCTTGGCGCAACGCGCGGCCACGACCGGGTTGGTCTCGGTGGAGACGACCTCCACCCGCACCCCCGCGTCCCGCAGGCGGGCGATGCCCCAGCCGTCCCCGCGGTGGCAGGTGACCGACTCGGTGCCGGTCTGGTCGACGCTGACGCGGTTGTTGGTCAGCACCCCGTCGAAGTCGAGGAGCACGAGCGAGAGCGGCGCGAGGAGCGCGGGGTCCGCCTTGGGCACCTCGCTGATGAGCAGCGCCTCCATCAGCGCGAGGTCCTCCGGCTCGTCGACCTGGAAGGAGTCCCGCATGCGCATGGGGTAGGTGGCGACCTTCCCGCCGAGGCGGTTGTTCTGCTCGCGGAGCACCCACGGGGCGAAGACGTAGATGGAGCCGTTCTCGACCACGTCCTCGGGCGCGTCCTGCCGGCGCGGGCGGTGCGTGTGGTCGTAGTTGAGCGAGCGCGGCCCGTCGCCGTGCTGACGCCACACGAAGCCGTGGGTCGGGCAGCAGGAGAAGAGCGAGTCGGCCTCGGCCTCGACCAGCGTGGCGATGGCGTCGCCGATGTCGTTGGGCTGCCGGAAGGGCGACGTGCACTGCAAGAAGACCACGAGGTCGGGCACGTAGCCGTCACGGGCCTCGAGGGTGTCGAGGGTGTGGGTCAGCGCGGACTCGCTCGAGGCGGTCGGGCCGGCGAGCGTGGTCGGCCGCTCGATCACCTCCGCGCCCCAGGCGCGCGAGACCTGCGTGATCTCGCGGTCGTCGGTCGAGACGACCACCCGGGTCACCGCCTCGGTGCGGAGCGCCTGCGTGATCGTCCAGGCGATGAGCGGGCGGCCGCCGAGGGCGCGCACGTTCTTGCGAGGGATGCCCACCGAGCCGCCGCGGGCGGGGATGATGGCCAGGATCTCCTTGCGCTGTTTCATCGGGCCGCGACCTCCGCCAGGAACGGGCTCTGCTTCACGCGGAGCTGGCCGAGCGTGGCGCCGACCAGCGCGCGGGTCTCGCGCTGCGCGATCTGGACGAGCTCCGCCTTGCGCGTCTTCGCCTGCGCGCTGAGCGCGTCCCGCTGGGCCGAGGCCTCGCGCACGGCCGAGACGAAGCGCTCGGTGCGGCACTCGCGGTCGAAGTCGAAGAGATCGATGTGCTGGCTCTTCGGCGAGCCGAACTCCTCTTGCATCCACCCGTTCGAGCGCGTGGTGGAGAGGCTGACCACCGGGGTGCCCATCGCCCAGGGCAAGATCACCGAGTGAAGGCGTTGACCGAGCACGAGGTGGAGCTTCTCGTAGACGCCGGCGAGCAGGCCGGGGTGCAGCAGGTCCGCGCCCTGGTAGATGGCCGGCACCTCCTCGTGGAGCAGCAGCAGCGCGTCCTCGGGGAGCGAGGCGCGCAGCAGCCGCCCGACCTCGAGGTCGCCCGCCGTGAGCAGGTGCGGCGTGAAGACGATCTGGTAGCCGTCTTCTTCGACCAGCTGCTTGCAGGTCTCGACGAGGGTCTGGATGTAGCGCTCGAAGCTCTGGCTGAAGGGCGCGGGGAAGCGCTCCTCGGGGCGGTCGATCCGCAGGCAGAGGCCCAGCGACTTCCGGCTCGGGTCGAGGCGCGGCAGGTGCACCCGCGCGGGCTCGACGTGGAGCGCGCAGTCGGGGACGAACGAGACGCCCTCGGTCACCCCGAAGGCCTCCTCGAGCTTCTTCACCGAGCCGTGCTCACGCACCGAGAAGTGGGCCGCGTGCTTCACCGTGGCGCGCACGTGGCTCGCGGTGTGCGCGGGGAAGTGCTCCGGCGCGAAGGCGCGGTAGTTGTAGCCCGTGGAGTAGATCGCGAAGGGCACCTCGAGGCTCGGGATCAGCTCCTCGGGGATGTCGAAGCCCCAGCCGCTGGCGGACTTGTCGGCGCCGCGGTGATAGAGGAAGCCGCCGCCGCCCATGACGAGCAGGTCGTACGACTGGTTGATCGTCGCGATCGTCTCCTCCCGGAAGGGCAGGTCGTAGATGAACGACTGGTCGACGATGACGTCGAGGCCGGCCGCGTCGACGGCGTCTCCGAAGACGCGCAGCCAGCCGGCGAAGATGGCCTGGTCGCCGAGGTTGTTGCCGTTGCCGTTCAGGACGAGCACGCGGCGCTGTGCGTTGTCGGTCATGTTCTGGCGATCCCTTCGGAGCCCGCGAGCCGCGCGTGGCAGAGCTCGATGAGGCGTTGACACTGCTGCTTGAGCGCAGCCGGATGAGGCCCCTCCACCACCGCGGTGGCGAGGGCGAGCGCGGCGCGCGGGGCGCCCGCTCGGGAGAAGACGTCGAGGAGCGCCTCGACGCTCTCGCGGGTGTGCACGGCGAAGCCCGGGCGGCGGAGCATCTGGGTGAGCACGCCGAGGCGGTCCATCGAGACGTGACCCGACAAGATTTCCTCCTTGACGCGCTGCACGTGCCGGTAGGTGTCCAGACGCTCGGCGATCCAGTCGCCGCCCTGCCCCGGGTCGGGGAGCATCGCGTGGGCGAAGGGACGCGGGAGCGTCTCCCCCGGCGTCGCGTCGGGCGTGCCGGTCATGAAGAGCGAGCCGCCGTCGGCCATCTTCTGCGGCGCCAGCCCGGCCCGCGCGAACATCGCGGCTAGGGTGTTGGCGCCGAAGCTCGTCAGGTGCGCGTTCTGGAAGAAGTTGCCCTCGAGCGCGCCGTACGGCTGGGTGACGTTGGGCACCTCGATGAGGAGGGTGCCGCCCGGCTTCAGCCAGCTCGCGAGGCGCGTCAGCGCGGCGAGGGGCTCGTGCAGGTGCTCGAGCACGTGGAACATCTGCACCTGGTCGAAGCGCTCGTCCTCGCTCGGCGCGTACTCCTCGAGGAGCCCGACGAAGACGTCGACGCCGCGGGCGATGGCCTGCGCCGCCTCCTCGGGGCCTGGCTCGACGCCGAAGACCTCGACGCCGCCGAGGCGCTTCATGTGCATCAGGGTCTGGCCGTCGCGGCAGCCCACCTCGAGCACGCGCTGGCCGGCGGTGAGGTCGCCGAGCCGGAGCGCGACCTGCGCCTGGCTCTGGTAGCGGGCCGCGCGGGCCTCGGCGTAGCCCTCGTCGTCCGGGCCGACGAAGCGTCCGCCGCCCGGCACGGGCAGCTTCACCGTGCGGTACTGCGCGCGGTAGGGGCCGCGGTAGTAGGCGTCCATCGCCTCGGGGCACGGCCGCGGGTTCACCCGCACCAGCCCGCAGCCGCGGCACGCGACGTTGCGCACGTCCATCCCGAAGCGCGCGCGGGTGCCGACCACGATGGCGTCGTCGGGGTCCCGGTCGCAGAGCGAGCAGGGCACGCTCTCGTGCTGGGCGGGGTCGGTCCAGGGTTCGGAGGTCACGCCCCAAGCCTCAGCACGATGGATGCCAGGCCCCCTCGGGCCCCGGATCGCGGGCGATTCCATCGAAACAGCCAAGAGCCCGACGCTGGATCGTCGAGCGTCTGACGGTTCTCCGGACCCGAGCGACGGAGACGTGGCGCTCGTCCTACGCGGGCCGCGTGGCGCGCCGCTTGCTGAACGCGAGCGCATGCAGCCCACCCTCTTCGAGAGCGAGACCGGACTCCCCAGCCTGCGCTTCGGCGCCGAGCCCCTGGAGGATCCCGTCGATCCGGTCGTGGCGGCCGAGATGTTCGCGGGGCCCGAGACCGTCTCCGCCAGCGACCACGTCGTGCTCTTCGGAGCGGGGCTCGGCTACCGGGTGCAGCGCCTGCGGGAGCTCGGCCGGGACCCGATCGTGTTCGAGCCGTGCGGCGCCGCGCTCGAGCTGGCCAGGGCGCACGGCCCCGGGGTCGAGGGGGCGCAGGTCTTCACCGATCTGACGAAGCTGCACGAGCACCTGCTCGGGGTCTCGCGGCCCGACCAGAACACCATCCTCCTTCACGCGCCCCCGTACGCCCGCGCGTTCCCGGACGCGCTGAGCGCGGTGGCCAGCCTGATCAACGAGGTGCAGGGCCTGGTGATGCTCCGGCGCAACAGCGTGCAGGAGCGCGCCGCCTTCCTCACCGAGCGCGCGCTCGAGAACCTGCCGCGCCTCGCGGACGTGCCGTCCATCGCGTCGCTCTCGGGGGCGCTCGAGGGAGTGCCCGCGTTCATCGTCAGCGCGGGGCCGTCGCTGGACAAGAACCGGCACCTGCTGGCCGAGGCGTCGAAGCGCGGCGCGGTCTTCGCGGTGAACACCTCCGCCCCCGTCATGGCCGCCATCGACGCGCCGATCGACCTGCTCGTGGCCATCGAGGCGCTGGACGTCTCCGAGCCGATGAAGAAGGCGGCCCACGTGACCCGGGCCCTCGCGCTCGATCTGACGAGCGGCGGCCCCAACTTCGAGGTCGACGTCGCGCGCAAGGTCTGCTTCCTCGCCAACGCGGCGCAGTATCGCTGGCTCGGCGACGCGCTCGGCATCGGCGTGCTCGGCTACGGCGGCTCGGTCGCCACGGCCGCCTTCTCCCTCGCGGCCGCGCTCGGGGCCGACCCCATCGTCGTGCTCGGTCAGGACCTGGCCTACACCGACGGCCGCGGCTACGCGTCCGACACCCTCTTCGAGGGCACGGTGGTGCGGCGCGAGGGCCCGCTCCTCCACATCGACCGGGTGGCGAAGTGGGACGAGATG
Encoded here:
- a CDS encoding N-acetylneuraminate synthase family protein — its product is MTKVKIGERWVGDGEPCYVIGEIGINHNGEVALANQLTDVSAEAGADAVKFQKRTLDIVYTAEELARPRETPFGTTNGDLKRHLEFDADAYHAIGRHAAEKGLHWFASCWDEPSVAFMEQFDVPAYKVASASITDDALLRAKRATGKPIIISTGMSTLEEIDHAVEVLGTDDLIILHCTSTYPSKNEELNLHCIPMLKERYGVPIGYSGHELGLATSVAAVALGACVVERHVTLDRAMFGSDQSASIEPQGFARLVRDIRAVEASLGDGVKRVYETEVPIRAKLRRVG
- a CDS encoding SIS domain-containing protein; the encoded protein is MSREESMSLEDSLWPDSSAPVKPGPAWGMVVEREAIEREDLEREEDVGVIRAREALLELSRTAALAAQTLPTQIAEAGAVCAESIRGGGKILACGNGGSAADAQHFVAELIGRMGMERAALPAVSLTVDPSVITCIANDYGYEEVFARQVRGLGRRGDVLVGMSTSGTSKNVLAALDAANELGLTTIAIVGQGGSPTADLVLRAPSRHTARVQEIHTAALHAICDVAEQLLFG
- a CDS encoding acylneuraminate cytidylyltransferase, which encodes MKQRKEILAIIPARGGSVGIPRKNVRALGGRPLIAWTITQALRTEAVTRVVVSTDDREITQVSRAWGAEVIERPTTLAGPTASSESALTHTLDTLEARDGYVPDLVVFLQCTSPFRQPNDIGDAIATLVEAEADSLFSCCPTHGFVWRQHGDGPRSLNYDHTHRPRRQDAPEDVVENGSIYVFAPWVLREQNNRLGGKVATYPMRMRDSFQVDEPEDLALMEALLISEVPKADPALLAPLSLVLLDFDGVLTNNRVSVDQTGTESVTCHRGDGWGIARLRDAGVRVEVVSTETNPVVAARCAKLGIRCHQGIADKRAAVGRILADAKLSPRQVAFVGNDVNDLGALEQVGVPVVVADATPAAKAAAVWVTEKIGGDGAVREVADAILAARRDASEGVRRVA
- a CDS encoding polysaccharide pyruvyl transferase family protein, whose product is MTDNAQRRVLVLNGNGNNLGDQAIFAGWLRVFGDAVDAAGLDVIVDQSFIYDLPFREETIATINQSYDLLVMGGGGFLYHRGADKSASGWGFDIPEELIPSLEVPFAIYSTGYNYRAFAPEHFPAHTASHVRATVKHAAHFSVREHGSVKKLEEAFGVTEGVSFVPDCALHVEPARVHLPRLDPSRKSLGLCLRIDRPEERFPAPFSQSFERYIQTLVETCKQLVEEDGYQIVFTPHLLTAGDLEVGRLLRASLPEDALLLLHEEVPAIYQGADLLHPGLLAGVYEKLHLVLGQRLHSVILPWAMGTPVVSLSTTRSNGWMQEEFGSPKSQHIDLFDFDRECRTERFVSAVREASAQRDALSAQAKTRKAELVQIAQRETRALVGATLGQLRVKQSPFLAEVAAR
- a CDS encoding class I SAM-dependent methyltransferase; amino-acid sequence: MTSEPWTDPAQHESVPCSLCDRDPDDAIVVGTRARFGMDVRNVACRGCGLVRVNPRPCPEAMDAYYRGPYRAQYRTVKLPVPGGGRFVGPDDEGYAEARAARYQSQAQVALRLGDLTAGQRVLEVGCRDGQTLMHMKRLGGVEVFGVEPGPEEAAQAIARGVDVFVGLLEEYAPSEDERFDQVQMFHVLEHLHEPLAALTRLASWLKPGGTLLIEVPNVTQPYGALEGNFFQNAHLTSFGANTLAAMFARAGLAPQKMADGGSLFMTGTPDATPGETLPRPFAHAMLPDPGQGGDWIAERLDTYRHVQRVKEEILSGHVSMDRLGVLTQMLRRPGFAVHTRESVEALLDVFSRAGAPRAALALATAVVEGPHPAALKQQCQRLIELCHARLAGSEGIART